One Microvirga lotononidis genomic window carries:
- a CDS encoding AI-2E family transporter, with product MKLNSPQSIAIIVLALALLIAAIWTLQSFLPALVWAAIFAIAIWPLSERLQTYWGGRSDTTVPLLLTAAIGMIFMVPLFLVVLQASHEASDVIRWLHAAEASGLPAPYWLTRLPLGVQAATWWTQTLGHPFQASQLVAHLHEGSSLLMARELGTQVAHRAVLFVFTLLTLFFLLRGGEKLTLEMRRASGRIFGPHGERLACQMIASVRATLSGLVLVGLGEGLLLGIAYWIAGVPHPVLLGLFTAIAATIPFGAPIVFGLAALIQLAQGAVTAAIGIVIFGLVVLAIADHLIRPLLIGGTTKLPFIWVLFSILGGVETWGFLGLFVGPAIMASLILLWRELAAAPTASTNGHDKRPPSAVQHVANETQPLRTSFRVPTSEP from the coding sequence ATGAAACTGAATTCGCCCCAATCCATTGCAATAATTGTGCTGGCGTTGGCGCTCCTCATCGCCGCGATCTGGACCCTACAGTCCTTTCTTCCAGCCTTGGTCTGGGCCGCAATCTTTGCCATTGCCATATGGCCACTTTCCGAACGTCTTCAGACATACTGGGGCGGACGCTCGGACACTACGGTACCGCTTCTCCTTACGGCAGCCATCGGTATGATCTTCATGGTGCCACTGTTTCTCGTGGTGCTGCAGGCAAGCCACGAGGCAAGTGACGTCATTCGATGGCTTCACGCAGCGGAAGCATCTGGTCTTCCTGCACCGTATTGGCTGACCCGGCTGCCTTTGGGGGTACAGGCGGCCACGTGGTGGACCCAAACTCTTGGCCATCCCTTTCAGGCTTCTCAACTCGTGGCCCATCTCCACGAAGGTTCGTCGCTTCTGATGGCGCGAGAGCTCGGAACACAGGTTGCACACCGGGCAGTCTTGTTCGTATTCACGCTGCTGACGCTCTTTTTCCTGCTGCGTGGCGGGGAGAAGCTCACCCTTGAGATGCGTCGGGCGAGCGGACGGATATTCGGTCCGCACGGAGAGAGGCTCGCCTGTCAGATGATTGCCTCCGTTCGTGCAACTCTGAGTGGGCTCGTGCTCGTCGGACTTGGTGAAGGCCTCCTGCTCGGCATTGCCTATTGGATTGCGGGCGTTCCGCATCCAGTGCTGCTCGGCCTTTTCACGGCGATTGCAGCCACGATCCCGTTCGGAGCACCGATCGTGTTCGGCTTGGCCGCACTGATCCAGCTGGCCCAAGGGGCTGTTACGGCAGCTATCGGGATCGTAATCTTCGGGCTTGTCGTGCTTGCCATAGCCGATCACCTGATCCGGCCTCTTCTGATCGGAGGAACGACGAAACTGCCCTTCATCTGGGTGCTGTTCAGCATTCTGGGCGGCGTGGAAACCTGGGGCTTTCTGGGTCTTTTCGTTGGTCCCGCCATCATGGCGAGCCTCATCCTGCTCTGGCGGGAACTGGCGGCGGCTCCGACCGCTTCCACGAATGGTCATGACAAGCGGCCTCCCTCAGCCGTCCAGCATGTCGCCAACGAAACCCAGCCCCTGCGCACGAGCTTTCGCGTACCGACCTCGGAGCCGTAA
- a CDS encoding (2Fe-2S)-binding protein — protein MDKPLREAREGQHSLSLPPKVTITLHVNGVACTLTVAPWTTLLDALREDLDLTGTKKGCDHGQCGACTVLVDGRRVTSCLVLAIRLEGAQVITVEGLEKDGALHPVQQAFIDHDAFQCGYCTPGQIMSAVALISERRAHSADEIRELMSGNICRCGAYPRIVAAIQQAMAVMGGKP, from the coding sequence ATGGACAAGCCCTTGCGAGAGGCCCGAGAGGGCCAGCACAGCCTTTCACTGCCCCCAAAGGTTACAATCACGCTTCATGTCAACGGCGTGGCGTGCACGCTGACCGTTGCCCCTTGGACGACGTTGCTCGACGCGCTGCGTGAAGATCTGGATCTGACTGGCACCAAGAAGGGCTGTGATCACGGCCAATGCGGCGCCTGCACGGTGCTCGTGGATGGACGCCGGGTGACGTCCTGCCTCGTCCTCGCGATCAGGCTGGAGGGCGCTCAAGTGATCACCGTCGAAGGATTGGAGAAGGATGGTGCCCTGCACCCAGTGCAGCAGGCCTTCATCGACCACGACGCCTTCCAGTGCGGCTATTGCACGCCCGGCCAGATCATGTCGGCCGTTGCTTTGATCAGTGAGCGGAGGGCGCATAGCGCTGACGAGATCCGCGAACTGATGAGCGGGAATATCTGCCGCTGCGGTGCGTATCCCAGGATCGTCGCGGCGATCCAGCAGGCCATGGCTGTCATGGGGGGCAAGCCATGA
- a CDS encoding FAD binding domain-containing protein — protein MINFQFSQATDVGDALRQIAADPDASFIAGGTNIVDLMKYDVERPGRLIDISHLPLRTVEEAPSGGLSIGALVPNSDLAYHPLVEARYPLLSSAILAGASQQLRNMASTGGNLMQRTRCLYFYDTVTPCNKRDPGSGCSAITGINRINAILGTSEACIATHPSDMCVALAALEAMVHVAGPSGERAIPFADFHRLPGDTPEIDTNLAPDEIIVAVELPPKGFAANYSYLKIRDRLSYAFALVSVAAALEFENGRIKEARLALGGVAHKPWRRTEAEAALQGEAPDREAFAKAADILLQNSRGFGHNDFKIGLARRAIERTLTQAARGTPQVQAIKKIR, from the coding sequence ATGATCAACTTTCAATTTTCCCAAGCGACCGACGTTGGCGACGCTCTCCGACAGATCGCAGCCGATCCGGACGCCAGCTTCATCGCAGGGGGCACCAACATCGTGGATCTGATGAAGTACGATGTTGAACGCCCCGGGCGGCTCATCGACATCTCGCATCTGCCTCTCAGGACTGTCGAGGAAGCTCCGAGCGGGGGCCTGAGCATCGGTGCGCTCGTGCCGAACAGCGACTTGGCCTACCATCCACTGGTCGAAGCGCGCTATCCCTTGTTGTCGAGCGCGATCCTGGCGGGTGCGTCGCAGCAATTGCGCAACATGGCATCGACCGGCGGAAATCTGATGCAGCGCACGCGGTGCCTGTACTTCTATGACACGGTGACCCCATGCAACAAGCGCGATCCCGGCAGCGGCTGCTCTGCAATCACAGGCATCAACCGCATCAATGCCATCCTTGGGACGAGCGAAGCCTGCATCGCGACGCATCCGTCCGACATGTGCGTCGCGCTCGCGGCGCTCGAGGCTATGGTGCATGTCGCAGGGCCATCCGGGGAGCGCGCGATCCCCTTCGCCGATTTCCATCGCCTGCCAGGCGATACCCCGGAGATCGACACTAACCTCGCGCCGGACGAGATCATTGTCGCCGTCGAACTACCGCCTAAGGGCTTCGCTGCCAACTACAGCTATCTGAAGATCCGGGATCGGCTGTCCTATGCATTTGCACTCGTGTCGGTCGCGGCGGCCCTGGAGTTCGAGAATGGGCGCATCAAGGAAGCGCGGCTCGCACTCGGCGGCGTGGCGCACAAGCCCTGGCGGAGAACGGAAGCCGAAGCGGCCTTGCAGGGCGAGGCTCCTGATCGTGAGGCTTTTGCCAAAGCAGCCGACATCCTGCTGCAGAATAGCCGTGGCTTCGGGCACAACGATTTCAAAATCGGCCTTGCCCGTCGTGCGATCGAACGCACCTTGACGCAGGCCGCGCGTGGCACGCCTCAAGTCCAGGCCATCAAGAAGATCCGGTGA
- a CDS encoding xanthine dehydrogenase family protein molybdopterin-binding subunit yields the protein MTYIGTATSRVDGHAKVTGAAKYAAEPKAADLAHGSVVTSTIAKGRVARIDVSDALRVDGVIDVLTHTNRPRMADGDSGYKDDLAPDGSPFRPLYDDAILFDGQPVALVVANDLETAQFAASLVQVDYHEEPHVTDMQRQRDVESVLKAAAEPGSSPFAPPKPRGNAKAALAAAAVRHQGEYSVPIEHHNPIELYASTVMYEPDGKLTVYDKTQGVQNVQRYLCGALELAPGSVRVLSPFTGGAFGSGLRPQYQVVLAALAALALKRSVRVGLTRQQMYGLGYRPAMIQRIDLGAKADGTLEAISHDAVTVTSQYEHFYRQETGWSGLLYRCPNTTYAHRLAPLDLPTSCDMRAPSAATGVFALECAMDELAFALGVDPLDLRLQCYSDRDQIANRPYSSKNLRECYRRGAEAFGWDKRNPEPRSMRDGSELVGWGMATGVWEALQVPIAVRIALTANGHAEVSCATSDIGTGTYTIMAQVAADMLGLPLDNISVKLGDSTLPQSPVEGGSWIAASVANGIMTTSESIRRELLNLAKQVRNSPLSDVEPDDVRLADGKIVGNKDPARAVSIADAMRQGGIDRIEREETTHFPKNEAHSHNTHSAVFAEVKVDEELGVIRVTRVVNAVAAGRILNTKTASSQILGGVVWGIGMALHEEALLDHTFGRVMNANIAEYHVPVNADVHDIEVIFVDEPDDSINRLGIKGLGEIGIVGVAAAIANAVCHATGKRIRDLPITLDKILQ from the coding sequence ATGACCTATATCGGCACCGCCACATCCCGCGTCGATGGCCATGCGAAGGTCACGGGCGCGGCAAAATACGCAGCAGAACCCAAGGCCGCCGACCTTGCACACGGCAGCGTCGTCACATCAACCATCGCCAAGGGCAGAGTCGCGCGCATCGACGTGAGCGATGCCTTGCGGGTCGACGGCGTGATCGACGTACTTACCCACACGAACCGGCCTCGGATGGCCGACGGCGACAGCGGCTATAAGGACGATTTGGCGCCAGACGGTTCGCCGTTCCGGCCTCTGTACGATGACGCGATCCTGTTCGACGGTCAGCCGGTGGCGCTGGTTGTGGCCAACGATCTGGAGACCGCCCAGTTCGCGGCGTCCCTGGTTCAGGTCGACTACCACGAGGAGCCGCACGTCACGGACATGCAACGCCAGCGTGATGTGGAATCTGTCTTGAAAGCTGCTGCGGAACCCGGCTCGAGCCCCTTCGCCCCACCAAAGCCGCGCGGCAACGCCAAGGCAGCACTCGCGGCAGCGGCCGTGCGCCATCAAGGCGAGTATTCCGTCCCGATCGAGCATCACAACCCGATCGAGCTCTATGCCTCGACCGTGATGTACGAGCCTGATGGCAAGCTTACCGTCTACGACAAGACCCAGGGCGTTCAGAATGTCCAACGCTATCTCTGCGGCGCGCTCGAGCTCGCACCGGGCAGCGTCCGCGTGCTCTCGCCCTTCACGGGCGGAGCGTTCGGCTCAGGGTTGCGGCCGCAATATCAGGTGGTGCTGGCCGCCTTGGCGGCGCTCGCATTGAAGCGCTCCGTACGTGTCGGGCTCACCCGACAGCAGATGTACGGGCTCGGCTATCGGCCGGCCATGATCCAGCGGATCGATCTCGGTGCGAAAGCCGACGGAACTCTGGAGGCGATTTCGCACGACGCGGTCACCGTGACCTCGCAATACGAGCACTTCTACCGGCAGGAGACCGGCTGGTCCGGCCTGCTCTATCGGTGCCCTAATACGACATACGCGCACAGGCTCGCGCCCCTTGACCTTCCAACCTCGTGCGACATGCGTGCGCCGAGCGCGGCGACGGGCGTCTTTGCTCTTGAATGCGCCATGGACGAGCTCGCGTTCGCGCTCGGGGTCGACCCGCTCGATCTGCGACTGCAGTGCTATTCGGACCGTGATCAGATCGCCAACCGGCCCTACAGCAGCAAGAACCTGCGTGAGTGCTACCGCCGCGGCGCCGAAGCATTCGGCTGGGACAAGCGCAACCCCGAGCCGCGCTCGATGCGTGATGGCAGCGAGCTGGTGGGTTGGGGTATGGCGACCGGTGTCTGGGAGGCATTGCAGGTGCCGATCGCGGTGCGCATCGCGCTCACCGCCAACGGTCACGCCGAGGTCTCGTGCGCGACCTCCGACATCGGCACCGGGACATACACGATCATGGCTCAGGTCGCAGCCGACATGCTGGGCCTCCCCCTCGACAACATCAGCGTCAAGCTCGGCGACTCGACGCTGCCGCAATCGCCCGTCGAAGGCGGATCATGGATTGCAGCCTCAGTCGCCAATGGAATCATGACGACCTCCGAATCGATCCGTCGTGAACTATTGAACCTCGCCAAGCAGGTGCGGAATTCGCCACTTTCGGACGTTGAGCCCGATGACGTCCGGCTCGCTGACGGCAAGATCGTGGGCAACAAGGACCCGGCCCGTGCGGTGTCGATTGCGGACGCCATGCGGCAGGGCGGAATCGATCGCATCGAGCGGGAGGAGACAACGCACTTTCCCAAGAACGAAGCGCATTCGCACAACACGCATTCGGCCGTCTTCGCCGAGGTCAAGGTAGACGAGGAACTCGGGGTTATCCGGGTTACCCGCGTCGTCAATGCGGTCGCTGCCGGGCGCATCCTGAACACCAAGACTGCCAGCAGCCAGATTCTGGGCGGGGTGGTATGGGGCATCGGCATGGCGCTGCACGAGGAAGCGCTTCTCGATCATACCTTCGGCCGGGTCATGAATGCCAACATTGCGGAATACCACGTGCCGGTGAACGCTGACGTACACGACATTGAGGTGATCTTCGTCGACGAGCCGGACGATAGTATCAATCGGCTTGGCATCAAGGGTCTTGGCGAGATCGGCATCGTCGGCGTTGCAGCAGCGATTGCTAATGCGGTCTGTCACGCGACGGGAAAGCGCATACGCGACCTACCCATCACGTTGGATAAGATTCTGCAGTAA